In the Elioraea tepida genome, one interval contains:
- the thrS gene encoding threonine--tRNA ligase yields the protein MPALTLPDGSVRSFEGPVTGATLAASIGPGLAKAAIAIMVDGELWDLSRPIEHDATVRLITRKDPEALELIRHDCAHVLAEAVQALFPGTQVTIGPPIENGFYYDFARDTPFTPEDFPAIEAKMAEIIARGAPFERIVTTRHEAIALFAAKGEKYKVELIQDLPRGETITLYRQGEWIDLCRGPHMPTVGHVGDAFKLMKVAGAYWRGDHRNAMLTRIYGTAWRDRGELEAYLRQLEEAERRDHRRIGRAMGLFHLQEEAVGSVFWHPKGWRLWRTAEAYLRRRLEAAGYQEVRTPQLVDRALWEASGHWEKYREHMFVAEVEDEREKGRVLALKPMNCPCHVQIFNTTVRSYRDLPLRLAEFGACHRYEPSGALHGIMRVRAFTQDDAHIFCEESQIAEETVRFVELLATVYRDFGFPSFRVKFADRPAVRAGSDATWDRAEAALKEACRIAGVGYELNPGEGAFYGPKLEFVLRDAIGRDWQCGTLQVDFVLPERLDAVYVAPDGSRRRPVMLHRAILGSFERFLGILIEQYAGRFPLWLAPLQVVVAPITSEFDGYAKEVAAAFAAAGLAVETDLSTTKITAKIREHSVAHVPVIAVVGRREAESRSVALRRLGGEAQTVLPLAEAVSTLAAEATPPDLRAPMPVEAAA from the coding sequence ATGCCCGCGCTCACCCTGCCTGACGGTTCGGTCCGCTCCTTCGAGGGCCCCGTCACGGGCGCGACACTCGCGGCGTCGATCGGGCCGGGCCTCGCCAAGGCCGCGATCGCCATCATGGTCGATGGCGAGCTGTGGGACCTCTCCCGCCCGATCGAGCACGACGCCACCGTCCGGCTGATCACCCGGAAGGACCCCGAGGCGCTCGAGCTGATCCGGCATGACTGCGCCCACGTTCTCGCCGAAGCCGTGCAGGCCCTGTTCCCCGGCACGCAGGTGACGATCGGCCCGCCGATCGAGAACGGCTTCTACTATGACTTCGCGCGCGACACGCCGTTCACGCCCGAGGACTTCCCCGCGATCGAGGCGAAGATGGCCGAGATCATCGCCCGCGGCGCCCCGTTCGAGCGGATCGTCACCACCCGCCACGAGGCGATCGCCCTCTTCGCCGCCAAAGGCGAGAAGTACAAGGTCGAGCTGATCCAGGACCTGCCGCGCGGCGAGACCATCACGCTTTACCGCCAAGGCGAGTGGATCGACCTCTGCCGCGGCCCGCACATGCCGACGGTGGGCCATGTGGGCGATGCGTTCAAGCTGATGAAGGTCGCCGGCGCCTACTGGCGTGGCGACCATCGCAACGCGATGCTGACGCGGATCTACGGCACGGCCTGGCGCGACCGGGGCGAACTCGAGGCATACTTGCGCCAGCTCGAGGAGGCGGAGCGGCGTGACCATCGGCGCATCGGCCGCGCGATGGGCCTGTTCCATCTCCAGGAGGAGGCGGTCGGGTCGGTGTTCTGGCACCCGAAGGGCTGGCGGCTCTGGCGCACGGCTGAGGCCTATCTGCGCCGCCGGCTCGAGGCCGCCGGCTACCAGGAGGTGCGGACACCGCAGCTCGTCGACCGGGCGCTGTGGGAGGCCTCGGGACACTGGGAGAAGTATCGTGAGCACATGTTCGTCGCCGAGGTGGAGGACGAGCGGGAGAAGGGCCGCGTTCTCGCACTGAAGCCGATGAACTGCCCCTGCCACGTGCAGATCTTCAACACCACCGTCCGCTCCTACCGCGATCTGCCGCTCAGGCTTGCCGAGTTTGGCGCCTGCCACCGCTACGAACCCTCGGGCGCTCTGCACGGCATCATGCGCGTTCGCGCCTTCACGCAGGACGATGCGCACATCTTCTGCGAGGAGAGCCAGATCGCCGAGGAGACGGTTCGGTTCGTCGAGCTGCTTGCAACCGTCTACCGCGACTTCGGTTTCCCGAGCTTCCGCGTGAAGTTCGCCGACCGCCCCGCCGTTCGTGCCGGAAGCGACGCGACCTGGGACCGTGCCGAAGCGGCGCTGAAGGAAGCCTGCCGGATCGCCGGGGTCGGCTACGAGCTCAATCCGGGCGAGGGGGCGTTTTACGGGCCGAAGCTCGAGTTCGTGCTGCGCGATGCGATCGGTCGCGACTGGCAGTGCGGCACGCTTCAGGTCGATTTCGTTCTGCCCGAGCGGCTCGATGCCGTCTATGTCGCGCCCGACGGCTCGCGCCGGCGGCCGGTGATGCTGCACCGGGCGATCCTCGGCAGTTTCGAGCGTTTCCTCGGGATCCTGATCGAGCAGTATGCGGGGCGTTTCCCGCTCTGGCTCGCGCCGCTTCAGGTCGTGGTCGCGCCCATCACCTCGGAGTTCGACGGCTATGCAAAGGAGGTCGCGGCCGCCTTCGCCGCCGCCGGGCTTGCGGTCGAGACCGACCTCTCGACGACGAAGATCACCGCCAAGATCCGCGAGCATTCAGTGGCGCATGTGCCGGTGATCGCGGTGGTCGGGAGGAGGGAGGCGGAGTCGCGCTCCGTGGCGCTGAGGCGGCTCGGCGGCGAGGCGCAGACGGTGCTTCCCCTGGCGGAGGCGGTCTCGACGCTCGCCGCGGAGGCGACGCCGCCCGACCTGCGGGCACCGATGCCGGTTGAAGCCGCCGCCTGA
- the infC gene encoding translation initiation factor IF-3 gives MVAPPTREGPRVNEEIRIPLVRLIGSNGEMIGIMPTREALHRAMQEGLDLVEISPGADPPVCKILDFGKFKYEQQKKKSEARKKQKIVEIKEIKVRPNIDDHDYDVKLRQMKNFIAEGDKVKVTLRFRGREMAHLDLGMKVLERVKAELEPVAKVEQMPRMENRQMVMVLTPR, from the coding sequence ATGGTGGCGCCGCCGACCCGCGAGGGCCCGCGCGTCAACGAGGAGATCCGAATCCCCCTGGTGCGCCTGATCGGCAGCAACGGGGAGATGATCGGCATCATGCCCACCCGCGAGGCGCTTCATCGCGCAATGCAGGAGGGGCTCGATCTCGTCGAGATCTCCCCCGGGGCCGACCCGCCCGTGTGCAAGATCCTCGATTTTGGCAAGTTCAAATACGAGCAGCAGAAAAAGAAGAGCGAGGCCCGGAAGAAGCAGAAGATCGTCGAGATCAAGGAGATCAAGGTCCGCCCCAACATCGACGATCACGACTATGACGTGAAGCTTCGGCAGATGAAGAACTTCATCGCCGAGGGCGACAAGGTGAAGGTGACGCTCCGGTTCCGCGGCCGCGAGATGGCGCATCTCGACCTCGGCATGAAGGTGCTCGAGCGCGTGAAGGCCGAGCTCGAGCCGGTGGCGAAGGTCGAGCAGATGCCGCGGATGGAGAACCGGCAGATGGTGATGGTGCTGACGCCGCGCTGA
- a CDS encoding OmpA/MotB family protein, translating into MTPRTTSEPNEEGGEGYFASVSDLMVGVLFVFLLMLTVFALNFRAAEQEQMVALERYQRLRVEADEMRRRAEEQEAEARRLADVVRLALADAERARDEAERQAALARLAEAEARRQEELARERSAEAEALRARNERLRLALDAAIARLQREIREREEARSELLVRLAESLAAEGVSFRIDQQSGVLRLSEDVPFAVGRSDLTDRARRTVRVLAEVLARILPCFAAGAERFGCGPRDAPILETVLIEGHTDQQGFATLTAQQSVLENDRLSAARALSVFAELRRLQPSLDDLRNSEGIPLLGLSGYGERRPVAPGLTEEAFAQNRRIDLRFVLSSRTSEDVRRLIEEIDAVRRVAP; encoded by the coding sequence ATGACGCCGCGCACCACATCCGAGCCTAACGAGGAGGGAGGAGAAGGCTATTTCGCCTCCGTCAGCGATCTGATGGTCGGGGTCCTGTTCGTCTTTCTCCTTATGCTGACCGTCTTTGCCCTGAATTTCCGGGCTGCGGAGCAGGAACAGATGGTTGCGCTCGAGCGCTACCAGCGGCTTCGCGTCGAGGCCGACGAGATGCGGCGCCGCGCCGAGGAACAGGAGGCCGAGGCACGCCGGCTTGCTGACGTCGTTCGGCTCGCGCTCGCGGACGCCGAGCGCGCGCGTGACGAGGCGGAGCGGCAGGCGGCTCTGGCGCGACTTGCGGAGGCGGAAGCACGACGGCAGGAGGAGCTCGCGCGCGAGCGTTCTGCCGAGGCGGAGGCCCTGCGTGCGCGGAACGAGCGCCTGCGGCTTGCGCTCGATGCGGCGATCGCGAGGCTGCAGCGCGAGATCCGCGAACGGGAGGAGGCGCGCAGCGAGCTCCTCGTTCGCCTTGCGGAGTCGCTCGCCGCGGAGGGGGTGAGCTTCCGGATCGATCAGCAATCGGGGGTGCTGCGCCTGTCGGAGGACGTGCCCTTCGCTGTCGGTCGGTCTGATCTCACCGACCGTGCGCGTCGTACCGTCCGCGTCCTCGCCGAGGTCCTCGCCCGCATCCTGCCCTGCTTTGCCGCTGGAGCAGAACGTTTCGGATGCGGCCCGCGCGACGCACCGATCCTCGAGACGGTCCTCATCGAGGGCCACACAGATCAGCAGGGCTTCGCCACCCTCACCGCGCAGCAATCCGTTCTCGAGAACGATCGCCTCTCCGCCGCACGCGCGCTCAGCGTCTTCGCCGAGCTTCGGCGTCTGCAACCTTCCCTGGACGATCTGCGCAACAGCGAGGGCATTCCGCTGCTCGGCCTCTCCGGCTATGGCGAGCGCCGCCCTGTCGCGCCGGGCCTGACGGAGGAAGCCTTCGCCCAGAACCGGCGGATCGATCTGCGGTTCGTTCTCTCCTCACGGACCTCGGAGGATGTGCGGCGCCTGATCGAGGAGATCGACGCCGTGCGCCGCGTTGCGCCATGA
- a CDS encoding EH signature domain-containing protein: MSHTREALRRLDASLARLTRVSAFQIKAESARLVEKLQATDLDRKAPTEQALEALRRRLAAFYAGEDPHPPARWELRQAVWLLWNGSPQGAEIEGLMQAVAAAANGSARLALSLIEAWLRDFVAASRTVAAGGVAIKELLAAAGDPRLQAWRDGQHRFALFDAAEGPGRVARALLSGPQSVAEVLNAAGLDHPFRESGGYMRAVLRELLVKLPSGLRSAAAEATLVRALEVLAPGGTLRFGSELRGEIARSLLAAWLDGGPEPAPAMRDRVRDFLLRHLGDPRTREPDWMPVGEAATALMRRWLARLSLDAFFDLIAEHALDRQWRYRRAFWSACLKRGAIADAWIALGPALVSSARSMRDLAGSYGRLVGANVDRNHAVLLMRIGPLVLCEWSHNGKLRAWPAEWRNAPALHKAEYSRDDLTGLGLPFPSNPATGSGGSTDGSGLVHSGSERGIWQGSVAELLARRARFTITPAEWTP, from the coding sequence ATGAGCCACACTCGCGAGGCGCTCAGGCGGCTCGACGCCAGCCTGGCGCGACTGACGCGCGTTTCAGCGTTTCAGATCAAGGCGGAGAGCGCGCGCCTCGTCGAGAAGCTGCAGGCCACCGACCTCGACCGCAAGGCGCCGACGGAACAGGCCCTCGAGGCGCTGCGTCGTCGCCTCGCAGCGTTCTATGCCGGAGAGGACCCTCACCCGCCGGCACGGTGGGAGCTGCGGCAGGCGGTATGGCTGCTGTGGAATGGCTCGCCGCAGGGCGCGGAGATCGAGGGCTTGATGCAGGCCGTCGCCGCCGCCGCGAATGGTTCCGCGAGGCTGGCGCTCTCGCTCATTGAGGCGTGGCTGCGCGACTTCGTTGCCGCGAGCAGGACGGTCGCTGCCGGCGGCGTTGCGATCAAAGAGCTGCTTGCCGCCGCGGGGGACCCCCGTCTGCAGGCTTGGCGCGACGGGCAGCACCGGTTTGCGCTGTTCGACGCGGCCGAGGGCCCGGGGCGGGTCGCGCGGGCGCTGCTGTCAGGGCCGCAGTCCGTGGCCGAGGTGCTTAACGCTGCCGGGCTCGATCATCCGTTCCGTGAATCCGGCGGCTACATGCGCGCGGTGCTTCGGGAGCTTCTCGTCAAACTACCCTCTGGCCTGCGCAGCGCGGCGGCGGAAGCGACGCTCGTTCGCGCTCTCGAGGTTCTGGCGCCCGGCGGCACTCTCCGCTTCGGCTCCGAGCTGCGCGGCGAGATCGCACGCAGCCTGCTCGCCGCGTGGCTTGACGGCGGGCCTGAGCCTGCCCCGGCCATGCGCGACCGCGTGCGTGACTTCCTCCTCCGCCATCTCGGCGACCCGCGGACGCGCGAACCCGACTGGATGCCGGTCGGCGAGGCGGCAACCGCGCTGATGCGACGATGGCTCGCCCGGCTCTCGCTCGATGCCTTCTTCGACCTGATCGCCGAGCATGCGCTCGACCGTCAGTGGCGGTATCGCCGCGCGTTCTGGTCGGCCTGCCTCAAGCGCGGTGCGATCGCGGATGCCTGGATCGCACTCGGGCCGGCTTTGGTGTCTTCCGCACGCAGCATGCGTGATCTTGCGGGGAGCTACGGGCGGCTCGTCGGCGCCAACGTTGACCGAAACCACGCCGTCCTCCTGATGCGCATCGGCCCGCTCGTGCTGTGCGAGTGGAGCCATAACGGCAAGCTCCGGGCCTGGCCGGCGGAGTGGAGGAACGCACCCGCTTTGCACAAGGCGGAATATTCCCGCGACGATCTGACCGGGCTGGGGCTTCCCTTCCCGTCCAATCCGGCGACGGGATCGGGCGGATCCACTGACGGCTCGGGGCTTGTCCATAGCGGGTCCGAGCGCGGCATCTGGCAGGGGAGCGTGGCAGAACTGCTCGCCCGCAGGGCGCGTTTCACGATCACCCCGGCGGAGTGGACGCCATGA